The following proteins are co-located in the Bacteroidales bacterium genome:
- a CDS encoding zinc-binding dehydrogenase: protein MSDKREYPEKMIAVFTEKQGGPLVVREVEIPKPGPGEVLVKIAAAPINPSDLARVRNMDTDLDIFIPGLEGSGTVVAAGKGLLPRLWFGKRVACTHHGIRGTWAEYMLTSAAMCFPLKNKVSFEQGSMTLVNPLTAIAFMEIAEAGKHRAIINNAAASALGRMVELLAAKKGIPVINLVRNSEHVATLIKKGSKYVLNTSDPSFIETLGNLSNELHATLMFDSVCGKELPEMIKVLPPKSAVYIYGNLTGAEHINVNPRSLIDNNITVSGFFLGRRAGENGMIKNMKNLRKVGSLMSGDLTIKIQGRFPLIRAQEAVDTYLKNMSAGKVLLMPNQGKY, encoded by the coding sequence ATGTCAGATAAGAGAGAGTATCCGGAGAAAATGATAGCTGTTTTTACTGAGAAACAGGGAGGTCCCTTGGTTGTCAGGGAAGTTGAGATTCCAAAACCCGGACCGGGTGAAGTCCTTGTAAAGATAGCTGCGGCCCCGATCAATCCTTCTGATCTTGCAAGGGTCAGAAATATGGATACTGATCTCGATATATTTATTCCGGGACTCGAAGGAAGCGGTACGGTTGTAGCTGCAGGTAAAGGTCTGTTGCCACGGTTATGGTTTGGGAAAAGAGTTGCCTGTACTCATCATGGTATCAGAGGAACCTGGGCTGAATATATGTTAACCTCTGCAGCAATGTGTTTTCCGTTGAAAAATAAAGTAAGCTTCGAACAGGGATCGATGACACTTGTCAATCCGCTTACTGCAATTGCCTTTATGGAGATTGCTGAAGCCGGAAAGCACAGGGCTATTATAAACAATGCTGCGGCCAGTGCGCTTGGACGGATGGTGGAGCTGCTTGCAGCTAAGAAAGGAATACCTGTTATTAATCTGGTTAGAAACAGTGAACACGTTGCGACACTTATAAAGAAGGGCTCAAAATATGTCTTAAATACTTCAGATCCATCATTCATTGAAACCCTTGGAAATCTGTCGAATGAGCTTCATGCCACTCTTATGTTTGATTCAGTCTGCGGAAAAGAACTGCCGGAAATGATAAAAGTGCTTCCGCCAAAGAGTGCAGTATATATTTATGGGAACCTTACAGGTGCAGAACATATAAATGTTAATCCAAGAAGCCTGATAGACAATAACATAACAGTATCCGGATTCTTTCTTGGAAGACGGGCTGGTGAAAATGGAATGATTAAGAATATGAAGAACCTCCGTAAAGTAGGAAGTCTGATGAGCGGCGATCTGACAATCAAAATACAGGGCAGATTTCCGCTCATAAGAGCGCAAGAGGCTGTCGACACATACCTGAAGAATATGTCTGCGGGGAAAGTTTTGCTTATGCCTAACCAGGGGAAGTATTGA